A single region of the Mycteria americana isolate JAX WOST 10 ecotype Jacksonville Zoo and Gardens chromosome 10, USCA_MyAme_1.0, whole genome shotgun sequence genome encodes:
- the CLDN2 gene encoding claudin-2: MVSMGIQLLGYAVAFLGYIGTLTATLLPNWKTSSYIGSSIVTAVSFTKGLWMECATYSTGITQCDIYSSLLNLPADVQAAQALMVSSCAISSLACLLTIVGMRCTIFSQGSPGKDRVAVAGGAVFILGGLLCFIPLVWNIHVVLRDFHNPVLPDSMKFELGEALYLGIISSLLSLVGGFILCTSCPARDPTATYASTYQPRLLAGKSPRPSVSQTQKTKSELNSYNLTGYV; the protein is encoded by the coding sequence ATGGTGTCCATGGGAATCCAGCTGCTGGGCTACGCCGTGGCCTTCCTGGGCTACATCGGCACGCTGACGGCCACACTGCTGCCCAACTGGAAGACCAGCTCCTACATCGGCTCCAGCATTGTGACGGCCGTGAGCTTCACCAAGGGGCTGTGGATGGAGTGTGCCACATACAGCACAGGCATCACCCAGTGTGACATCTACAGCTCCCTGCTCAACCTGCCCGCTGATGTCCAGGCGGCCCAAGCCCTGATGGTGAGCTCCTGTGCCATCTCCTCCCTCGCCTGCCTCCTCACCATCGTGGGCATGAGGTGCACCATCTTCAGCCAGGGCTCACCGGGCAAGGACCGGGTGGCAGTGGCAGGCGGCGCAGTCTTCATCCTCGGGGGGCTGCTCTGCTTCATCCCACTGGTGTGGAACATCCATGTGGTGCTGCGGGATTTCCACAACCCTGTCCTCCCCGACAGCATGAAGTTTGAGCTCGGGGAGGCACTTTACCTGGGCAtcatctcctccctcctctctctcgtTGGAGGCTTCATCCTCTgcacctcctgccctgcccgggaCCCAACAGCCACCTACGCAAGCACCTACCAGCCCCGACTGCTGGCGGGCAAGAGTCCCCGGCCCTCCGTCAGCCAGACACAGAAGACCAAGAGTGAGCTCAATTCCTACAACCTGACAGGATACGTGTAG